The following nucleotide sequence is from Macaca nemestrina isolate mMacNem1 chromosome 16, mMacNem.hap1, whole genome shotgun sequence.
TTCACACTGGTCTTGTACTCCAAGAAACCCTGAGATGAACTGTAGTCCTCAAACACCTGTGCTTGGCTCAGGCTCACCAAGACACTTCAGTATGCTTCCAACTGGTTCATCATCAACTTCCTGCTATATTCGTAGGCCAAAAAGAGTGCTCCATTGGCAGGGAATGCTCGAATCATAGTAGGTTTCAGTCCAGAATATAAGGCCGTTATTCCTAGCAAATAAAAGGGCGATCAAAGACTGCAACAATCCCTCCTTTGGGGACACCCACGCAGCTGCGTAGCACCGGTATATTTACATATGCAAACCCAGACAACAGTGCTAGCACAAGTCATGGAAGGATGCATTCCCAGCTTTCCCTAAATAGACTAACAGAAACAAGGACAAGTATCAGGTCTCCTGGCAAAACTGACTGATGCTCAGGTAACATACCCCAAATCCATGCTTGGTTCACTCTTAGTATATGGATGCGGCAGAGCTAAGGCCTGAGATGGCCAGACAGAGGCAACCatggagacagaggtggcagcaGCTCTGCAGCTTCACCTGGGCAGTGGCAGGAGCACCAACCTTGAAGCCGGAGATCTGTTTATACTATTAGTACTGCCCAGGGTGGTTATGAAGATTGAATTAGATAAGGAAGGAAGGTGTAAATACTTTGTAAAACTTTACCTGTTATACAGATTTAAGGGAGGATTACTATGAGTAATAGACAAGGTATCTGTGCTCTATTTGGGACACAGAGTTTCTGTGTTActgtcctctttcttttttttttttttttttgagacggagtctcgctctgttgcccaggctggagtgcagtggccggatctcagctcactgcaagctccgcctcccgggtttacgccattctcctgcctcagcctcccgagtagctgggactacaggcgcccgccacctcgcccggctagttttttgtatttttagtagagacggggtttcaccgtgttagccaggatggtctggatctcctgacctcgtgatccgcccatctcggcctcccaaagtgctgggattacaggcttgagccaccgcgcccggccgtgtcctctttctttctccaatCAAAACAGAGAAGTTCatatctcagatttttttttcttttttttttttttgagatggagtctcgctctgtcgcccaggctggcgtgcagtggtgcgatctcggctcactgcaagttccgcctcccaggttcacgctattcttctgcctcagcctccctagtagctgggattacaagtgcccaccaccacgcccggctaatcttttttgtatttttagtagagatggggtttcaccgtgttagccaggatggtctcaatctcctgacctcgtgatctgcccaccttggcctcccaaagtgctgggatcacaggcatgagccaccgcgtctggcccatATCTCAGATTTTAACATGTATATGGATGCTTGAGAAACAGGTATTTACTCACCTTCATTTTTCACAACATTTATAAAGGTTCTCATAAATCCTGCCTGTTTTCCAGACATGGAAAGAACTTGAATTCTGGATTTGATACAATCCACTGGGTATACCGCAAGCCAGAGGCAAATCCCACCAACTCCACCACTTAACATCAAAGGGACAGggcctagagaaaaaaaaaatagcaaatggtATTTTGTCTCAAGAACAGCTGATGTGGCATTTCCAGAAGTCAATGTAGCAATGGCTGCAggtagatgaaaataaaaatgctaatgcGGCAGAATACAATTCTTTGAGGAAACGGTCAAAGCTCTTGTTACCAAGCTCTAAGAACACAAGGTTTTGTTTGGTAGCCCAGGTCTACCCCTGGGTTGTGCCAAGTACAAGAAGCCCTAGTGAGGGTTATATTTAGTTTGGTCACTGAGGTATCGAGGGCTGGCCCACATGAACCAGCAGGCCTCCAGCTGAGTGGCAACCCCCTACAGTGGGGAGAAGACAGGCCAAACACAATCTACGTCTTTTTTCAACTTTCTCACTCTTAAGTATTTTAATAGCCCTGATTCTTCCTTTACCATTAAACgccaaaattgtttttattaaacatAGCAGTTAAGTCTGGGAGCTTGACTAACCACAGAATAGATTCAACACACACTGAGAGAGATGGTAAGAACAATTCACTTATGTGAGCCAAACATGGCGTGTAGTTAAACCAACCAGCTAAACATGATAAGCTACAAAGAACTATGGTTTCCGCTGCTCTCAAAACACTATTAAGATGACCAAGTTTTAAGCTTATTTCAAGATTATTTATAGGTGATTCCCCAATTGGGAAAGTCATTTCTGGATTTCTTCTCCCCTAATATAGATCcagaaaaattaacaaactttATTCCAGTAAGAAAGTTTGGGATGTACTGCTTCAGGCCCTGTCCTAAGGAAATTATCAGGCCTGGAGGGTGGGTGCTATCAACTGCCTGCCACCATGTTACCTTCTGGCATCCAGAAGCTTCCCTGTGCCAGATGCAGCCACCAATGTGGGGAGGAGAGCACAAAGGGCAGAGAATCCACAGAAACCACACCTGTAAGGAGCAAACACCATCACACCCCACTGCTGTCAACGCAAACACATTTACCTAGTTCATCTTTTGATCTCCCTGATGCAAAAAAGGACCGGCTCAGTTCATAGCcaccaaagaagaagaaatagccCGGTACTTCTCGAAGTAAAGTGCTTGAGAGTCCATGGTAGAAGCCCAAGGGGCCATCCTTCCTAAGGATACTTTTGATGACAGACCACACTGTACTGGGAGGAAACACAAAGAGCATGGTTATGGCaggtgggaaggaagaaaggacaaGGGCATTTGCAACCAGTTAACAGATCTGGTCAAGCATTAGCAAGGAAGAAGCTGATTTTCTGAATGAAGAGCCAGGAACTGAGACTAAAAGGCATCCTTCTGTGGGAAGGAAATTTATTTACAGGAAGGAATTATCTAAACTCAGCAAGCATAAAATGGCATTTTATTGCCCGGTCCTTTATCGCCGTGATTCCTATTTCCTCAATCCTTCTGGtgtgtttttgggaaatctgttCAGGTGCTTataggatttgttttgttttagtgcaGAGAaatgagtgaaggagtaaatgtTGTTTGAAGGCAAGACAAATTCTGAGAACAAGTTATAGCTCCTGTTATGCAGAAGCACCaagaatttatttctcagagcaCCAGGGATGCAGGAGAATTTCTTCTAAGCAGATCACAGCCCTGCTCCTGTAGCAGCCAGAACACAGAACACTTTTTGCCTGACTCCCCTTCATACTGGGGGGCTACCAGGGCGGGTTTATCCCTGCTAAGAACAGGCCAAGCAATCACACACTCAGTGCAACTCAGTGAATCCCTCTCTCCACACTTGGTTCTCAGCAAGAAGGGGACTTGGCTTGGATAGATAAAGGATCAAGTCCCAAGGTAATAAAGGCCACAGACGTTTAATAACTATTTTCCTTCTGAGAGCTTCAGAAGGCACTGCTACATGGAATTTAATAAAAGTAATCCAGCTCAACACAATTAACCTCCCTTCCAATCCGAGGCTTAGCCCCAAGTTACCATACCATATGCTTTGTGTGAACACTGCTAGACCTCAAATACAAAGTCAGCTGATAATTCAAGGTGTCGATCTGCCTAAGTCCTTTGGATATAACTATTACTATCTTTTAATTACCTTGAATTACTTCCAAGGGACATGAGGGCAGCTTCCTGGGTGGTGTTAATGTTCTGTTTGTTAATCTGGACACAGGTTACAAAGGCACATAAATTGTGTCACTAAATATAGAACTGCATACTTGTGACTTACATGTGCATTCATGATACTATGTGTATATctgaataaaaagttttaaagactTACACTCTTGGACTTCTACGCAATGAATATTAGATTCAAATTGGTTGTAATGTGTCTCAGGGGTGTAGAAAACAGGGCACTCTTCCAAACCCCATTCTCACTGAGTAGGGACTGATCCCTGAAAATGGTCAATTTATCTACTGCTTTTTCCCAGCAGATTTATAGGCTTTGAGTTAACCACAGCAATATCCTTGGTCAGAACTCGGCCAGATGTCAAGATAAGTAGGCAAGTTTTGCAGTTAATAAGGATAATAAATTGCTTTCCAATTCAAGTAAATCAAATTGTGTATGACAGAGCACTCTCCGAGGATAATGGGAATGTGTTTTCAAGAGTGAGCTAGAGAGTGATTTAATCATTGAAGAGTAGCTATGCTTACAAAAGTATTGATTAATGTTCTCAGAACTTGGACCATTTGCAGGTACACTTGAAGGACTGGGGATAAGTGGGGTAAGGAAAGTTACCTCTA
It contains:
- the LOC105491745 gene encoding mitochondrial ornithine transporter 1; translation: MKSNPAIQAAIDLTAGAAGGTACVLTGQPFDTMKVKMQTFPDLYRGLTDCCLKTYSQVGFRGFYKGTSPALIANIAENSVLFMCYGFCQQVVRKVAGLDKQAKLSDLQNAAAGSFASAFAALVLCPTELVKCRLQTMYEMETSGKIAKSQNTVWSVIKSILRKDGPLGFYHGLSSTLLREVPGYFFFFGGYELSRSFFASGRSKDELGPVPLMLSGGVGGICLWLAVYPVDCIKSRIQVLSMSGKQAGFMRTFINVVKNEGITALYSGLKPTMIRAFPANGALFLAYEYSRKLMMNQLEAY